GTGCGTGGTGGCTCTGAACTAAATCGTACGCTCGTAGAGCGTGGTAATTCAATTGGTGCGTTTCCGCTCGCCTCCGCGGAGTTTATCCCGCACTTCGTTGCGGGGCTATGACAAACCAAAACAGAAATTTTTTCATTACATTTTTTTATTTTTTTTCTGCCCCCCTTTTTTTTAATAGGAGATGAAAAATTTTCTGTTTTGGTTATTCCGCCTTTGGCGGAATTAATTACTGGATTTCTTTTATTTAATTATGCCCCCTTTTTTTTAATAATAAGGAAAAGAACATGTTTCTGTTTTTTAGGGGAACAGAAAAATATAAAATTTTCCGTCTGTGGCGAATTTTCGTCCTTAAATTCTACGTTCGTTAATATAATAATTATAAATTACAGTTCTGCCTCCATAAATTTTATATTTTAAAAAAATTAATAATCCAATATTAAGCATTTTCTTTGCATTCTATTATAACATAATCTGTATTTTTTATTTCCATTCCCAAAAAATAATATAAATTAAATCAATATTTTTTGCTCTTCCTGTGGACAAAATATTATATTATCCCAAAATTCTACGTTAAACTGAATTTTTTTAAAACAATCTAACTTATTATCAGTAACTTCAAATACTTTTTCTTTAGTACTCTTTGCCGTCAATGTGTCCTATTTTTGATCGGTTTCAGACCAGATTAATCTTTTATCTTCAGAATTGCTTCCTTGGAAATAGATTGCATCTATATTATCGTAGGTATTAGGAATAGAAATATCCCCATACCCTTTCATTAGTACACGTAAATATGTCCAGTATACATTAATGTAAAGTGTGCTGTTCCGATACTCAGTTTTATACCCACTAAACATAGCCCCACTATTGCCTCCAAAATCAATTTTAAGATTAATAACATCATCAGATATTATAATCGAGCTAATATTAATTTTATCTGTGACAACATGTATCCTGAATACTTTCGGAATAAGTATGAATACTCCAATTATCACAATAACAAGAAGAAGGGGCAGTAAAATTTGCTTATTTAACATGCTTTTAATTGTAATACAATTAAGTTTAATTGTCATATTTTGAACTCTTTATAATAGCATCAGTACCATTGGCATAATACACATCAATATTATCAAGTGGAAGTGGATCAGTTATACGGTATTCTAATGGCCATGTATTTCGGATGTTTTCGGCAAGCGTTTTAGGAGTGTTGATAATCCATCCATTGCTAACTTCATAATTCCAAGGGGCTATTTCGTTCCACACGCCCTTGGCAAAACTTGAACAATTTTGTAGTTCACTCCACTTATCGTGCGATCCAACCCAAGATGTTAGCTTATCTAGCATGGTTGAATTTAGCGCATATGAGATAGAAATCCTTCCGTTGTATGCTGATTGTTTTTGTATCAACCATGACTCGAGACTATACCAAAGACCTATATGCTCGCTGGCAACAGGTACCGGTCCCCATGTACCGAGAGATAATGATTCACCAATTTCAAGATTTGGAAATTTACCAACATCAATGCTCTTATTAGTTACATTCTTTACTGCAATAAAAGCGTGGCTTCCGCCGTCTAAACTATAGCTAAAAGAAGTAAAAAGGATATTTTCAGTCGGATCAGCAAACACAGTCAGTATTGCCACCACATCTCCAATTTTATCCAAGTCCCCATAAAAATCTTTCCTTGTCGGCATTGGGTCAATGCGATCGTTTAGTCCGTCACTATCTGTATCTTCCAAAAGTGGATCTGTACCGCCGTCAATTTCCTCTTTATCGGACAGTCCATCTCCGTCGGTGTCTTTTATGTATGGCAATGTGCCTTTGATTTTTTCTTCTTGGTCGCTCAATCCGTCACCGTCAGAATCTACGTTGTTCGGGTCGCTCTTAATATTGTAATAGCGTCCTCGAATATCTGTCCATGTGCTCCCCATTTCTTCACCGTCGCTAAGACCGTCACCGTCGGAATCAAACTTACTTGGGTCTGAAATAATAACCGTACCCCAAAAGGTACGCATGCCGTTTATTTCAGCTGAATCGGAAAGCCCATCACCGTCGGTATCTTTTGTTGCTTCCTTGAGTGTTGCAAAAACTGAGATAAGATCAGACGCTTGGCTTACTTGGAAATACGCACCTCCCGTTTCTTCGGCAATTGAACGCAACAGCATTTCGTCAACACTGCTTCCGAGCCCGATGGTATAAATAATAATACCGTTATCAATTGCCTGCTGAGTATAACTAGGATTATAAGAACCCTGCCCGTCCGTTAAAAGAATTTGAATTTTATTTCCATCTTCCGGTTCATTTATAAGCATAGTGTTGGCTGTAGTGACCGCAGCACCTATGTTTGTCCCTCCAGAAGAATTAATTTGGTCAATAGCATTTTTAGCAGTTTCCTTATCTGTCGTAATTTCTTGCACTATATACGCCGACGAATCAAGATCTACCACGCCAACTTTGTCGTCTGTCTCGAGAGAGTCAATTAGATCCTTTGATACGTCTTTTCGTATATTACTCGGATCATTCCATCTCATACTTCCGGATGAATCTATTGAAAAAACCAATACAATTGAACCGCCTCCGCCTCGAACGCTTCCGAAAAAATCTTCTGCAAATATCTCCGCCATTTTAGCCATATCATAAAGAACAAATTTTGAAAAATGATTTGTTTTGCCCGACACTGTATTGTTAACCATATCTATAATCTGATTCTCAAGCGGTTCCATTTCTCCTGTTTCGTTATTTAAATACGCAATGCCGAGATTACTCGGATTGGTACCGCCAAGAGTTGACAGATCGAATGGAATGGTTATGATCGCTTCGTCAATGAATTCCCCTCTTTCGTTGTTAATTTCTATTGAAGAAATGAAAGCGGGCGCGTTTGCAAAAAACGGCTCGTTATTGAGTGGTAAAAAAGAAAAGTTTCGTTTTACCTTTCCGCTCCCAGTTACTTCAACTAAAATACCGGAAGTTTCATCATGAACCAAAAATTCAATTGAGTCATCTCCGTCCGACACACCATCACCATCTGTGTCCGGATTAAGAGGATTGGTTCCAAGTTCAACTTCCAGCCCGTCAGAAAGCCCATCTCCGTCAGTATCTTCATTATTCGGATCGGTTCCGTAAATATTTACTTCTTCTTTGTCAGTAAGACCATCGCTATCTGTGTCGGTAACGAGCGGATTTGTTCCAAGTGTTTGTTCTTCTATATTCAATAGTCCATCGTTGTCTTCATCTTCGTTTGCATCACTTATTCCATTGGCGTCTGTGTCGTATATTTCAGATGAAGTAATAAAATCAAGATTTACTATTTCAAATTTGTTGGTCAATCCATCATTATCATTGTCTCCGTTCGGATTGGTATCAATAATTTCTTGTGCTTCTGCTCGAATCGCCTCAATATCTATACCGAACTGAACAGAAACTTTTTCTGATTCCACTGCAACTTTATTTGACTTATTTTTCACTTTCTCACGATGTTTTTCTGGAACATGTTCGAAAGAATGATACACCCTATATGCTCGGGCCTTAAGCTCAACTTCTTGTGTGTCATCTGGAAAATCTTCATGAGATACTTCAAACAAAATTACTCCTGTTTTATTGTTAGACTTATCGAGTTCTTGAAGCGCGACAGACTTGCCGTCAAGGAGAAGTTCAATCGCGTCAAAAGAACTGGGTTTTACTGTTTTATATTTGTCTTTTATAGAAAAATTAAAATGCCACGCTTCGTAACTGATTTTAATAGTAAGTGGTGCCAACGGGTCGACTATTTCCCCGTCTTTCGGTGATAATATTTCTATTCTTGATTCAATTTTTTCTTTGTGGAGCGCGAATTTGTTATTATTTTGTAGCTCATGCGTATTTATATTATGTGCGGTGGCAAAAACATCGGCTACCGAAGTTGCGCCTAGCACCACCACCAACAGAAAAACAGCAACCACTAAAGATATTTTTTGATATTCATAAAATTTGAATTTGCAAAATTATATATTTAAAAAATCTATTTTTTTTTCGGCAGAAAATAGCAGATGTCTTTGCCGTATAGTTTGGCAAAACGCTGTACTTCCAATATATCAAGTCGCTGTTCGCCGGCTTCTGATTTGGATATGTATGACTGCGGTTTCTTGAGCTTTTTGGCAACTTCAACCTGCGTTAAACCAACTTCCATGCGAGCAGACCATAATTTCTTGGCAAATTCAGTATATTCTTTTGAGTGTATTGACTTAACCATATATTAACAGTATATATTCTAAAAGTCAATATTCTGTTCTTAAATTCTATTCCAAAGCTTAATCGATAAATTGAAAATTTTACCTTTATTTTTAATATATAACTCAATTATTCTCATAATAAAATCATGCGTAATAAAAATTGCATTATCAAAATTTTTTATTTAAGATATACCCTTTCCCTTTTTAAACTTTTCTGTTATTATTATATATAGAATATTGATTTAACCTCGATTAATTTCGGGAGTATATTGTTAAATTAAAAGCATTAAATATATGTATCAAAAAACATATAAAAATAAAATCGGCACGAGCAAATTAAATATCAAAAAGGCTATAGCAGGAGAAAGAATTAACTGCCGATTAATTTATCAGACAGGAATTTATGGTATTGATGACGGTGGCAGTATAAAAATACTTTTTCGTATTGTGTCTGATTTTGAAGAATTTCAATTTAATAATCCAAAAAAAAATAATTATGTAAAAGTATCTTCTAGTAATAAAAAAGTTAAAATTAAAATAGATTCCAAGTCGCACGGCACTCACGGCAAAGCCTATCTGCGTCCATGGAGTCGAGGATTCGCTATATATTTTTTTCGCGCTTATCTGCAAAACAACGACAAAATTTATATTGATTTTAAAAACTGGCGCCAACAGACTTTCTGCGAAAAATCTTTTGAATTTAAAGTTTTAGTAGATCCTTTTGCAACAGCTAAATATATCGAATTACCAAAATCTCCGGAAATTGAAATTATGCCGTCAAAACCTAATCGGTTAATTATAGTGGCTCCGACAAAAACAAATGCGGGAAAACAATTCAAAGCTTTAATCAAAATTGAAGATTATTGGGGCAATCCATGTATTAATCAAAATGATTTTTTTAAAATAAAACAAAACAAATTTTTAAAAATTTTTCAAAAAAAAATTACTTTTACGAAAGGACGGGCTGAAATACATATTCAAACTTTTAAGGAGACAACTGTGTTTATTCAAGCAAAATATAAAAATTTAAAAGCAATTTCCAACCCCATTATTGTTAAAAAAGAGCCAAAAATTTATCAATATTGGGCTGATTTGCATGCTCAATCAGAAGAAACTATAGGCACAAACGATGTATCAGATTATTTTAATTTTGCGCGCGATTATGCTTTTATTAATGTAGCATCTCATCAAGGCAACGATTTTCAGATAACTCAAAAAGACTGGATAAAAATTAATAAAACAACAAAAAAAATTAATAAAGAAAATGGATTTATTGCCTTTCCTGGATATGAGTGGTCTGGCAACACGCCGAATGGAGGCGATAGAAATGTTATATACCAAAACGAAGGTTATCCAATTTTTCGTTCCTCCCATGCGTTAATTGATGATTTCAATGATATAAAAACAGATGCTTCTACCGCCAATGATTTATTTAAAAAACTTTCCGGCATTAACAAAGTTTTAATTATTGCTCATGTAGGCGGTCGTTATTCCAATCTGGATATGCATGATAAAAACAAAGAAAAAGCAATTGAAATTCATTCTTGCTGGGGAACATTTGAATGGTTTTTGTTTGATGCGTTAAAAAGAGGTTATAGAATCGGCATTGTCGCTAACAGCGATGGGCACAAGGGTCGCCCAGGAGCGGAATATCCGGGAATTTCTCACTTTGGCAGTTATGGCGGCTTGACTTGTATTTTAGCTAAAAAATTAACTCGCAGAGATATTTTTCAAGCTTTGTGCAATCGGCATACTTATGGTACCACGGGAGCTCGTATTTATTTAAACGTAAGTTGCCATAATAATCAAAAAAAAATTGGAGTAATGGGAGATATAATAAATTATGAAAAACATATAAAATTAAAAATTTCTTGCATTGGGACATCTGCGATTGATCGAGTAGAAGTTTATAATCAAGATAAAATAATATATACTTATTTTCCCAAGTTTGAAACAAGCAACAAAACTTTTATTAAAATTCTTTGGTCAGGATCTAAAGTTAAAGGGCGTGATAGAAATTTTTCATGGGAAGGAAACTTAATAATAAATGGGAATAAAATTAAAGATATTGAAAAAATTAATTTTTTTATGTTAAATAATTTTGTCCGACAAACAAAAAATTTACTTCAATGGCAGGGCGGCACTACGGGTGGCGTACAGGGAATTATTTTAGAACTAGAAAAAAACACAGGAAAAATAGAAATGGAGATAAATAGGAAAAAAATAATAGCAGAAATAAAAAATTTTACGCAAATTCCCAAGTATTACTATATGAACGGATTGGATGCAAAGTTGGAAGTGTATAAAATTTCAAAAAATAATAATCCTAAATGGATAAATTTTATTTTAAAATTAAAAAAATTAAAAAAAGGCGATAATCCTATGTTTGTCAAGGTAATTCAACGCAATGGCCATATGGCTTGGTCAAGTCCTATATACTTGGTTAAATAAAATTTAAGCAAAAATAAAAAAGAGAGTTTGTTTAATATTCAACAAACTCTCTTGTGATTTGTATTTTTTTTTACAGGATTTTAATCTTCAAATTTAAAAATGTTTCACATTTTTTTTGAAACAATTCATAAATTTTGAACATGTCTTGCGGGAGATGATTTGTTCCAGGAACAGGATGATTTCGATATTGGTATCCGCCCCAATCTCTTACCCCCTCAATAAATTTTTTTGGCGGCGAATCATAAAAGCAAAGGTGGCGATTACGCGGATCTTTGTCGCCAAATTTAGGACTCTCTCGCCAATCTACAAGGTGGCTGGAAGAACTATTTATCCCAAGTTTTTGAAATAAACTCGATATCACCACCTCTGGCTTATTATTTCTTATGGCTTCATGGACGTAAAAGATCATTTGAATTCCACACTTGTGGCAGAATTTTCTTATGGCATCGGTCAGTAAAAAAGCCCTGAGAAGATTTTCTTCTTTCATGGACTCTCCATATAGCCTTTTCCATGATATGAAAGTCTGCATAGGATTTCGCAGCATTCCGATTACTATTAATCTCTCGGGAGGGTAACCAAGGTTCAATAAAATCTCTGCTGGGTTAAAGAATTCAGCTTTGTCTTTTAAGCCAAATGTTTCTTTTGAGTGGATAATTTTATTATTGTTCCCAACCTGCCATATTGGAATTTGTTCGTCGTTTTCTTTTGCCCTCCTTATAGATTTTAAGGGTTGCATGTGCGATTCAATGCCTGCTTGCACAAAAACATTAGATAATGCCGTGGTTCCAGTGCGACAAGGACCGCATAATAAAATGATTTTTGGCAATTGTTCCGGAAAGATCACATCTTTTTTTGTAACATCTAAATTTTTCATTTCTCCTCCTCCTTTTGATTTCTGATAGACAGTTTCAATATGTTGGTAAATCTTTTTCGAATAATTTTAACAATCATCTCATTCACATAACGATGCAATTTTACATCAGAAGATCCAAAACAATCAGGCACATCCTTTTGTTTTCCCTCAAGTTCCATAAAGAGTTTCATTTTGTAGTTGTACTTCGGAAACTGTTTTATAAGACTATTTGGTAATTTAACAAGCACCTTTTTATCCATTGCGATAATTAATGATGCTTTTTTTACAACCCCATAATTTATAGGTCTTGAAATATGATTAGTAATATCAAGTCCCAAATTTGAAAGAATTGGTTTCTGGATTGTCCATTCCAACGGATACCCAAATAAATTTTTATGTTTTGGCGGATTTGTTCCCGCACTTCCCTGAAGTCCTCTGGAAATAACCTCAAATAAACTGCTAAGTTCTCTTATTTCAATTTCCTGTCTTAAGCACGCTTCAGCAACAGCGGAGCGGTGAATATTGCCATTACAAATAAAAACAATCAACTTTTTCATTTTATATTTCCCTTGTTTTTATTTTTGTCATTTAAGACATTTTCAAAGAGCAAACCTGTCAATATAAATTGACCGAGAAGTCAATAAAAAACCTCTCATCTTTTTATCCAAATATAAAATTTGGATAAAGGGACGAGAAGTTATTTACCCCGCTGTTCATGAGCGACGGGGTTCACGCGGTGCCACCCTTTTTATTCTAATCTTTTCTGACAGATTAAAAAAATCCGCCAGTAAACGGATTAAAATCACTTTTACTGACTCTGCCTTCTAAAATTAATTAGAACGACATCAGTTATCCTATGATTACGGAGGAAGCCGAATCTCCACTAACGCAGAGATCATCTTTTCACAAAAGTGAAAAAGTTAGACCCAACCCCCTGAATTAAAATTTCAGAGGATCTAACTTGTAGATTTTGTAATTGTTAAAGTTATCTTTATTAAAACACATATAAAAAATTTGTCAATATCTGTAAATAAAAACCAATGTAATTTCAAGTATTTACAATCAGCTTCTTATCCGCTACAATAAAATTATAAAAAATATATAAATAAATTTCTATGAAACAATACATAATCAAAGGCGGGAAAAAACTATCCGGTGAAATTAAAGTCAAAGGCGCTAAAAATTCAGCTTTAAAAATTATAGCAGCGACTATTCTGACTAAAGGTAAAAATAAAATAAGCAATGTTCCAATTATCAATGATATTGAAAAAATGATTGAGATTATCAAAAATTTGGGCGCGAATATTAAAAAAAATCCACAAGAAGATTTTATTATAAACACTGATAATATATCAAAAACAGAAATAGACGAAAAAATGGGAAGAGATTTGCGAGCTTCTATTATTTTAGCCGGACCTTTATTGTCCCGCTTTAAAGAAGTAACAATCCCCTATCCCGGAGGATGTCTAATTGGAAAACGACCGATTGATATTTTTATTAACGGCTTGCAAGCATTAGGCGCTAATTGCGAACAAAAAAATAATAAATATTATTTTACGACAAAACAACTGCGCGGAGCTGTTTTTATTTTTCCAAAAATCAGTGTTACTGCTACAGAAACAATGATAATGGCGGCGTCAATGGCAAAAGGAACAACTGTTTTAAAAAATTCCGCTCAAGAGCCAGAAATTATTGAACTTTCAAAATATTTAAACAAATGCGGAGCTAAAATCAAAAATGCCGGGACAAGCATTATTACGATAGAAGGCGTAAAAAACTTGTCAGCTTGCGACACAAAAATTATGCCTGACAGAATTGAAGCAGGAACTTTTATTATAATGGGGCTTTTAACTAAAAGCGCGATAAAAATTTCTGATTGCGCTCCTGAACATTTAGAATCTTTTTTGCTAATGATTAAAAAAACTGGTGGAAAATTAGAAATAGGTAAAAATTTTATTGAAATTATTCCTACAAAAAATTTCAATCCTGTTAATATTATCACGCATGAATATCCTGGATTTCCAACTGACTTACAAGCTCCGTTTACTTTATTAATGACACAAGCTAATGGAAACAGTCTGATTCATGATCCGATTTTTGAAGGCCGACTTTTTTTTACTGACAAATTAAATCAAATGGGGGCTGATATTATTATGTGCGATCCTCACCGCGTGATTGTTAAAGGACCAACTCAACTTTTTGGAAAAAATGTTGACAGCCCTGATCTACGCGCTGGAATTACTTTAGTTTTAGCAGGCTTAATAGCGCGAGGAACAACAACAATTGGAAATGTTTATCAAATTGAACGAGGATATGAAAATATTATTCAAAGATTAAAAAATTTAGGCGCTGATATTTATGAAAAATAGGAAAAAAACCAAAAAAATAAAGCTTCATAAACTTGCTCCAATAATTCTTCCTAATCTTTCTATGAAGCGAAATCCGCCGAAGCAGAACTTTAAAAATACTCATACACTTACTCGCGTCTGCGGTGTTCTGCGTAGACGGATAAAAGTCGGAAATGTTTATATCGGAGGAAACGCGCCAATTTCTATTCAATCAATGACAAATACTGACACAGCAAATCTTAAAAAAACAGTTTCTCAAATTAAAAAAC
The sequence above is a segment of the Patescibacteria group bacterium genome. Coding sequences within it:
- a CDS encoding VWA domain-containing protein encodes the protein MLGATSVADVFATAHNINTHELQNNNKFALHKEKIESRIEILSPKDGEIVDPLAPLTIKISYEAWHFNFSIKDKYKTVKPSSFDAIELLLDGKSVALQELDKSNNKTGVILFEVSHEDFPDDTQEVELKARAYRVYHSFEHVPEKHREKVKNKSNKVAVESEKVSVQFGIDIEAIRAEAQEIIDTNPNGDNDNDGLTNKFEIVNLDFITSSEIYDTDANGISDANEDEDNDGLLNIEEQTLGTNPLVTDTDSDGLTDKEEVNIYGTDPNNEDTDGDGLSDGLEVELGTNPLNPDTDGDGVSDGDDSIEFLVHDETSGILVEVTGSGKVKRNFSFLPLNNEPFFANAPAFISSIEINNERGEFIDEAIITIPFDLSTLGGTNPSNLGIAYLNNETGEMEPLENQIIDMVNNTVSGKTNHFSKFVLYDMAKMAEIFAEDFFGSVRGGGGSIVLVFSIDSSGSMRWNDPSNIRKDVSKDLIDSLETDDKVGVVDLDSSAYIVQEITTDKETAKNAIDQINSSGGTNIGAAVTTANTMLINEPEDGNKIQILLTDGQGSYNPSYTQQAIDNGIIIYTIGLGSSVDEMLLRSIAEETGGAYFQVSQASDLISVFATLKEATKDTDGDGLSDSAEINGMRTFWGTVIISDPSKFDSDGDGLSDGEEMGSTWTDIRGRYYNIKSDPNNVDSDGDGLSDQEEKIKGTLPYIKDTDGDGLSDKEEIDGGTDPLLEDTDSDGLNDRIDPMPTRKDFYGDLDKIGDVVAILTVFADPTENILFTSFSYSLDGGSHAFIAVKNVTNKSIDVGKFPNLEIGESLSLGTWGPVPVASEHIGLWYSLESWLIQKQSAYNGRISISYALNSTMLDKLTSWVGSHDKWSELQNCSSFAKGVWNEIAPWNYEVSNGWIINTPKTLAENIRNTWPLEYRITDPLPLDNIDVYYANGTDAIIKSSKYDN
- a CDS encoding helix-turn-helix transcriptional regulator, whose amino-acid sequence is MVKSIHSKEYTEFAKKLWSARMEVGLTQVEVAKKLKKPQSYISKSEAGEQRLDILEVQRFAKLYGKDICYFLPKKK
- a CDS encoding DUF3604 domain-containing protein; translated protein: MYQKTYKNKIGTSKLNIKKAIAGERINCRLIYQTGIYGIDDGGSIKILFRIVSDFEEFQFNNPKKNNYVKVSSSNKKVKIKIDSKSHGTHGKAYLRPWSRGFAIYFFRAYLQNNDKIYIDFKNWRQQTFCEKSFEFKVLVDPFATAKYIELPKSPEIEIMPSKPNRLIIVAPTKTNAGKQFKALIKIEDYWGNPCINQNDFFKIKQNKFLKIFQKKITFTKGRAEIHIQTFKETTVFIQAKYKNLKAISNPIIVKKEPKIYQYWADLHAQSEETIGTNDVSDYFNFARDYAFINVASHQGNDFQITQKDWIKINKTTKKINKENGFIAFPGYEWSGNTPNGGDRNVIYQNEGYPIFRSSHALIDDFNDIKTDASTANDLFKKLSGINKVLIIAHVGGRYSNLDMHDKNKEKAIEIHSCWGTFEWFLFDALKRGYRIGIVANSDGHKGRPGAEYPGISHFGSYGGLTCILAKKLTRRDIFQALCNRHTYGTTGARIYLNVSCHNNQKKIGVMGDIINYEKHIKLKISCIGTSAIDRVEVYNQDKIIYTYFPKFETSNKTFIKILWSGSKVKGRDRNFSWEGNLIINGNKIKDIEKINFFMLNNFVRQTKNLLQWQGGTTGGVQGIILELEKNTGKIEMEINRKKIIAEIKNFTQIPKYYYMNGLDAKLEVYKISKNNNPKWINFILKLKKLKKGDNPMFVKVIQRNGHMAWSSPIYLVK
- the murA gene encoding UDP-N-acetylglucosamine 1-carboxyvinyltransferase, which translates into the protein MKQYIIKGGKKLSGEIKVKGAKNSALKIIAATILTKGKNKISNVPIINDIEKMIEIIKNLGANIKKNPQEDFIINTDNISKTEIDEKMGRDLRASIILAGPLLSRFKEVTIPYPGGCLIGKRPIDIFINGLQALGANCEQKNNKYYFTTKQLRGAVFIFPKISVTATETMIMAASMAKGTTVLKNSAQEPEIIELSKYLNKCGAKIKNAGTSIITIEGVKNLSACDTKIMPDRIEAGTFIIMGLLTKSAIKISDCAPEHLESFLLMIKKTGGKLEIGKNFIEIIPTKNFNPVNIITHEYPGFPTDLQAPFTLLMTQANGNSLIHDPIFEGRLFFTDKLNQMGADIIMCDPHRVIVKGPTQLFGKNVDSPDLRAGITLVLAGLIARGTTTIGNVYQIERGYENIIQRLKNLGADIYEK